The Theropithecus gelada isolate Dixy chromosome 11, Tgel_1.0, whole genome shotgun sequence genome includes a region encoding these proteins:
- the WNT5B gene encoding protein Wnt-5b isoform X1 has product MQGALLWKLSVPGHWGGLRPTMPSLLLLFTAALLSSWVQLLTDANSWWSLALNPVQRPEMFIIGAQPVCSQLPGLSPGQRKLCQLYQEHMAYIGEGAKTGIKECQHQFRQRRWNCSTVDNVSVFGRVMQIGSRETAFTYAVSAAGVVNAISRACREGELSTCGCSRTARPKDLPRDWLWGGCGDNVEYGYRFAKEFVDAREREKNFAKGSEEQGRVLMNLQNNEAGRRAVYKMADVACKCHGVSGSCSLKTCWLQLAEFRKVGDRLKEKYDSAAAMRVTRKGRLELVNSRFTQPTPEDLVYVDPSPDYCLRNESTGSLGTQGRLCNKTSEGMDGCELMCCGRGYNQFKSVQVERCHCKFHWCCFVKCKKCTEIVDQYICK; this is encoded by the exons GGAGCCCTACTCTGGAAGCTGTCAGTCCCAGGGCACTGGGGAGGGCTGAGGCcgaccatgcccagcctgctgctGCTGTTCACGGCTGCTCTGCTGTCCAGCTGGGTTCAGCTTCTGACAGATGCCAACTCCTGGTG GTCATTAGCTCTGAACCCGGTGCAGAGACCCGAGATGTTTATCATCGGTGCCCAGCCCGTGTGCAGTCAGCTTCCTGGGCTCTCCCCTGGCCAGAGGAAGCTGTGCCAACTGTACCAGGAGCACATGGCCTACATAGGGGAGGGAGCCAAGACAGGCATCAAGGAATGCCAGCACCAGTTCCGGCAGCGGCGATGGAACTGCAGCACAGTGGACAACGTGTCTGTCTTTGGGAGAGTCATGCAGATAG GTAGCCGTGAGACCGCCTTCACCTACGCAGTGAGCGCTGCAGGTGTGGTCAACGCCATCAGCCGGGCCTGCCGCGAGGGCGAACTCTCCACCTGCGGCTGCAGCCGGACCGCGCGGCCCAAGGACCTGCCCCGGGACTGGCTGTGGGGTGGCTGTGGGGACAACGTGGAGTACGGCTACCGCTTCGCCAAGGAGTTTGTGGATGCCCGGGAGCGAGAGAAGAACTTTGCCAAAGGATCGGAGGAGCAGGGCCGGGTGCTCATGAACCTCCAGAACAACGAGGCTGGCCGCAGG GCTGTGTATAAGATGGCAGACGTAGCCTGCAAATGCCACGGCGTCTCGGGGTCCTGCAGCCTCAAGACCTGCTGGCTACAGCTGGCCGAGTTCCGCAAGGTGGGGGACCGGCTGAAGGAGAAGTACGACAGTGCGGCCGCCATGCGCGTCACCCGCAAGGGCCGGCTGGAGCTGGTCAACAGCCGCTTCACCCAACCCACCCCGGAGGACCTGGTCTACGTGGACCCCAGCCCTGACTACTGCCTGCGCAACGAGAGCACGGGCTCCCTGGGCACGCAGGGTCGCCTCTGCAACAAGACCTCGGAGGGCATGGATGGCTGTGAGCTCATGTGCTGCGGGCGTGGCTACAACCAGTTCAAGAGCGTGCAGGTGGAGCGCTGCCACTGCAAGTTCCACTGGTGCTGCTTCGTCAAGTGCAAGAAGTGCACCGAGATCGTGGACCAGTACATCTGTAAATAG
- the WNT5B gene encoding protein Wnt-5b isoform X2, whose protein sequence is MPSLLLLFTAALLSSWVQLLTDANSWWSLALNPVQRPEMFIIGAQPVCSQLPGLSPGQRKLCQLYQEHMAYIGEGAKTGIKECQHQFRQRRWNCSTVDNVSVFGRVMQIGSRETAFTYAVSAAGVVNAISRACREGELSTCGCSRTARPKDLPRDWLWGGCGDNVEYGYRFAKEFVDAREREKNFAKGSEEQGRVLMNLQNNEAGRRAVYKMADVACKCHGVSGSCSLKTCWLQLAEFRKVGDRLKEKYDSAAAMRVTRKGRLELVNSRFTQPTPEDLVYVDPSPDYCLRNESTGSLGTQGRLCNKTSEGMDGCELMCCGRGYNQFKSVQVERCHCKFHWCCFVKCKKCTEIVDQYICK, encoded by the exons atgcccagcctgctgctGCTGTTCACGGCTGCTCTGCTGTCCAGCTGGGTTCAGCTTCTGACAGATGCCAACTCCTGGTG GTCATTAGCTCTGAACCCGGTGCAGAGACCCGAGATGTTTATCATCGGTGCCCAGCCCGTGTGCAGTCAGCTTCCTGGGCTCTCCCCTGGCCAGAGGAAGCTGTGCCAACTGTACCAGGAGCACATGGCCTACATAGGGGAGGGAGCCAAGACAGGCATCAAGGAATGCCAGCACCAGTTCCGGCAGCGGCGATGGAACTGCAGCACAGTGGACAACGTGTCTGTCTTTGGGAGAGTCATGCAGATAG GTAGCCGTGAGACCGCCTTCACCTACGCAGTGAGCGCTGCAGGTGTGGTCAACGCCATCAGCCGGGCCTGCCGCGAGGGCGAACTCTCCACCTGCGGCTGCAGCCGGACCGCGCGGCCCAAGGACCTGCCCCGGGACTGGCTGTGGGGTGGCTGTGGGGACAACGTGGAGTACGGCTACCGCTTCGCCAAGGAGTTTGTGGATGCCCGGGAGCGAGAGAAGAACTTTGCCAAAGGATCGGAGGAGCAGGGCCGGGTGCTCATGAACCTCCAGAACAACGAGGCTGGCCGCAGG GCTGTGTATAAGATGGCAGACGTAGCCTGCAAATGCCACGGCGTCTCGGGGTCCTGCAGCCTCAAGACCTGCTGGCTACAGCTGGCCGAGTTCCGCAAGGTGGGGGACCGGCTGAAGGAGAAGTACGACAGTGCGGCCGCCATGCGCGTCACCCGCAAGGGCCGGCTGGAGCTGGTCAACAGCCGCTTCACCCAACCCACCCCGGAGGACCTGGTCTACGTGGACCCCAGCCCTGACTACTGCCTGCGCAACGAGAGCACGGGCTCCCTGGGCACGCAGGGTCGCCTCTGCAACAAGACCTCGGAGGGCATGGATGGCTGTGAGCTCATGTGCTGCGGGCGTGGCTACAACCAGTTCAAGAGCGTGCAGGTGGAGCGCTGCCACTGCAAGTTCCACTGGTGCTGCTTCGTCAAGTGCAAGAAGTGCACCGAGATCGTGGACCAGTACATCTGTAAATAG